The Anopheles coluzzii chromosome 2, AcolN3, whole genome shotgun sequence genome window below encodes:
- the LOC120948725 gene encoding huntingtin, with amino-acid sequence MDKLNPFGALQRSIESLKLADSSSGKEKVAHFGVISETIVNVRPGTSAANSPTYQGHISNAVAVLLKFCEESDSGVRMAAEENLSRIVRHCEVAGSIVRIQRDLYHEIKKNGNERSLRTALSIFGHYCGTIRQRKARTYAQNLLPCIFAIFKRREPALLEGLCCFTEVFCAHLEGYLTDGEVLKMTELFLEDIGSDCATKRRCAARNMLAFVQGSRNADFYANNAFNRCIEQLLKCGQLQQQSNTVLGVMGCFRAILPIVLRSCSVEKAIETYDLCLHFLREGTHTIINATLEVLLVILGNVQPAVRKVLLSEQCDHRRMLLKRKTLKNSIFKINPSDSLLSSRKSSTDARSDVLLRPGSLPLLTSTPTKFALPVDDRSLASASDIELDSLKSMDLDAAPALQLESSGPLDGGASGANSSSTVAPDSLSLKSQKSTDSIGSFINTLLTSSNAAESVTKFFRKSIDKPLPDDGEEEDRLSMDSMASSHMSSNAETIRAELDVTLETEHDTDPITVVPAPGVPVAPTPTPSRDTLEVPLSTSMVAEELGTEGTRELFIGTIHDQNLLEFTARLVCSRFLLAGTRHALIPDAVVRVSVKSLSMQIVAACVRMKPELLALPLEKDTFREEFAVVEILNLEDAINELSQQASPGEDEPDTANAGTPVPEETGSELLEMKEDHFGECTSATYFEYFSPMSLSLDQGLKSKLKSIEENFSIDNNEKLSRDLDAILSQSEPGPGASLAGPQPGPARRRELLVVPKVITTIKNEHRVAGSRPSTAELPDEQRALTAMTISNRKEPPEDEDQQQLLADVLLFYDSPDPTLRGTVQLIVGNLMRAAVDRCGSYREFLRTKVPNGATQSFLSEHKLLNVVVQGLSDEIHTVVNQALSSVELFFNVYFQSLANGNSRAAKVQKPTSTIPFQSASRNIFLDDSLMVKSASYLLPGYIKTLLDRLLLLSHNKYWLVQWKLFDLIVQLDYGCIKTHGYQGDQLRDQVLDQLLAGLSDGDLRVRNHAGERLLHFLECSAWNDSSVRQQPNRQPKPSVVGDFVDQFVLGTFAAPFDRRRQGRTSMGETVPDYSTVCRVMYRISNLLLKIGDKNLQSGIIHFVRIFMEKYDVFDFVDLWNEYNLVSVLLSLLLGMNSTVLDLTVHADLLWICSQMIVAVLSSSTTNAVTDGESMNKFIIHLLKLLNIYHHVYTNTVPLVMNRAQKADIFMNTKELQQINCFGYFGSDHAYMKLYQQVRCSMESYRISINAESGQKLFDCLRAATEALWTLLELKSLSAMTNGMKFVEEVLRYLQTFLSLEPDHCVRCARFLLRFVFHANYTNRTAEVTYFRQASLAEAPNAVASEEFFARYYDFCKTKAKPITPEIGAFVKLFEPLVITCLKLFTKMRPTVQASILQLLCQLLDFSINYQLLDASNVFVESIFKHIESIERSTIDDSEELVRQVVRFLFQLSGLVREQPLVTIPKIINICDNLLANNVIRRTAIASVQALSHEVFLLRLSRSSALPKVLEASECSTQKEVVLNMLIKFPDELDAYRIVPMIMYSERLHDGDGTQAANCEADVLAALLQVLGDGKLVMQCNADYFIVRRLFECFGRNQLLESKVVLRFVEIFYTTIVSESWKSLQKITYGELILRQVFQQTEGSYLLNHVGLYLHKQHKAPEDEEEKEHESDTARPTEDVVQPAAQSLAKILVRYLGECFTVLDELGVTYNSPRETVQFTYDVIERFIDTLNRATASADVSRALAEQMPLELIRWRSLPAPVARRLCELLLKHGFDLELMLSLIRNEEYNVRNDRMVTVLIETLLEHKPNELKWPRSEVSALLASETALLSDQFQPLLLCHIADEEFSKQIVKTIMTAVEGKLSGVQRTLLEKAPLTTLPLMCSRLTDLLATVNIVTSRNAALILDHKLGALVQLGAAGLKDSAVLTVLPADDFHHLYSRFNSDCRRKFPKLFKTLSQLKQYYESVPDECLPSALPTIDTATLKDLPVDEAWFLRQVAYHCAGTSYTKPRHIAKMLHEIKSESKLINLLSSGSLNVRLLRDIIVVAFESMFHGFRTDCVQFNPHLNYLKVHPMLKVTLIVLMRKLAEAKQKPDDTAATRQCAESVICFLEYLKRLEHLCLFYIEGKLIDRFVKEHLLKSNFFETLLSFGGVCARAVEQEPAQNVTHRELYLRCIGTIVHQRYLWHELNQNDRYRGDVERYIKLMYRLIEGSLLDEQLLARRPLPAVFERFLAAEQADAMEVYLQAIVIAEFVSDPGAMAKNLAMSEGIVSLVESIAIPLLKLDRFYPYALTPYELYDCYTSLDALEGGGTPKLPAVPIEHLYDVELLELFLKRANVFGFSSRQQFEELFMSLMVLLNRSEDPIFVSLVEQREIKNMCLQAVMSLLLACYRYPWIGFREGKFHHTTRNPNIKCDTIGLKKLHNVQLYIPLSNVFYQPNLERRLLITGTDDLYSLDDSSIGTVRFDQNQLSLDYFWELIERTTAQAGGNNSLPVESLVVRNKRHFVEKINIDSASSMQLIYDVLKQLIEDDPALVLPHLVNFCEMVDNREQIFWLNQLLLKLQERVPMEDTLSQQHIIYLLCRLAALLVPTMADLTHLCTIIPTYLKSTQLYIRNATLQGLICLLECLIKTNSSIGALNDELHLLRNVIVNYIVKHGIIEESSGAFSDLHTKLVWALNFYLIEHTSRFVPDCNLLSNSIISANNILKRTTNLEIYLCILNGLERLIVTDRVPRALHEKIEKLAIDLVKIDNEMFSLSALKLLVTCIYRSCNEQLESTERCNGIVQDEPDIIVQQIDKIEILFAKIRTTTPLGAKVFGEVLCQLIRDLLPPNEILTKVFKELMLNQPNPDIIASVTYQLFRSAIDSSYLALLQEWLLCSLPNFLSFPQVNKSVWCLTVIFLSASLNQHLIKLLPEVLSLPSYQQLNEREVNNFILSAKDFYARLEPNGSQRAKFKDIFRQHDSFVFQCLVQCL; translated from the exons ATGGATAAGCTAAATCCGTTCGGGGCGCTCCAGCGTTCGATCGAATCGCTGAAGCTGGCAGACTCGTCCAGCGGCAAGGAAAAGGTGGCCCATTTCGGTGTGATCAGTGAAACCATCGTCAACGTTCGGCCTGGCACGTCCGCAGCGAACTCGCCCACCTATCAAGGGCACATCAGCAATGCAGTGGCGGTGTTGCTAAAGTTTTGCGAAGAGTCCGACTCGGGCGTGCGTATGGCGGCGGAAGAGAACTTGTCCCGCATCGTGCGGCACTGCGAGGTGGCCGGAAGCATCGTTCGCATCCAGCGCGATCTGTACCACGAAATCAAGAAGAACGGAAACGAACGCTCGCTGCGCACGGCACTGTCCATATTTGGCCACTACTGCGGCACGATACGGCAGCGGAAGGCTCGCACCTACGCCCAGAATCTGCTGCCGTGCATATTTGCCATCTTCAAGCGCCGCGAGCCGGCGCTGCTCGAAGGCTTGTGCTGCTTCACGGAGGTGTTTTGCGCACACCTGGAAGGCTACCTGACCGACGGCGAGGTGCTGAAGATGACGGAACTGTTTCTGGAAGACATCGGCTCGGACTGTGCCACCAAACGGCGCTGTGCCGCACGGAACATGCTCGCCTTCGTGCAGGGATCGCGCAACGCCGACTTTTACGCCAACAATGCGTTCAACCGGTGCATCGAGCAGCTGCTGAAGTGtggccagctgcagcagcaatcgaacacggtGCTCGGCGTGATGGGTTGCTTCCGGGCGATTCTGCCGATCGTGCTGCGCAGCTGTAGCGTGGAGAAGGCGATCGAAACGTACGACCTGTGCCTGCACTTCCTGCGCGAAGGCACGCACACGATCATCAACGCCACGCTGGAGGTGTTGCTGGTGATACTGGGCAACGTACAGCCGGCGGTGCGGAAGGTGCTGCTCTCGGAACAGTGTGACCATCGGCGGATGCTGCTCAAGCGCAAGACGCTGAAAAACTCCATCTTTAAGATTAACCCTAGCGACAGTTTGCTTTCGTCGCGCAAATCCAGCACGGACGCACGGTCCGATGTGCTGCTGCGGCCCGGTTCCTTGCCGCTGCTAACCTCCACTCCGACGAAATTTGCGCTCCCCGTAGACGATCGTTCGCTCGCGTCCGCCTCCGACATTGAGCTGGATTCGCTGAAGAGTATGGATCTCGATGCGGCCCCCGCCCTACAGCTCGAAAGTTCCGGGCCGCTGGACGGGGGAGCAAGTGGGGCGAACAGCTCCAGCACCGTCGCACCCGACTCACTGTCGCTGAAAAGCCAAAAATCTACCGACTCGATCGGATCGTTCATCAACACGCTGCTCACCAGCTCGAATGCGGCCGAATCGGTCACGAAGTTTTTCCGCAAATCCATCGACAAACCGCTGCCGGACgacggggaggaggaggatcgGCTGTCGATGGACTCGATGGCCAGCAGCCACATGTCCTCGAACGCCGAAACGATACGGGCCGAGCTGGATGTGACGCTGGAAACGGAGCACGATACCGACCCGATTACCGTCGTACCGGCGCCGGGCGTCCCGGTTGCACCAACCCCGACACCGTCCCGGGACACGCTCGAGGTTCCGCTCAGCACCTCGATGGTGGCGGAGGAACTGGGTACCGAAGGCACGCGGGAACTGTTTATCGGCACCATCCACGATcagaatttgctcgaatttaCGGCACGATTGGTCTGCTCGCGGTTTCTGCTTGCCGGCACCAGGCATGCCCTCATACCGGATGCAGTGGTGCGCGTGTCTGTCAAGAGCCTCTCGATGCAGATTGTGGCGGCCTGTGTGCGGATGAAGCCGGAGCTACTTGCCCTCCCGCTCGAGAAGGACACGTTCCGGGAGGAGTTTGCCGTGGTGGAAATATTAAACCTAGAAGACGCGATAAATGAGCTCTCGCAGCAAGCGTCTCCGGGCGAGGACGAGCCGGACACTGCCAATGCTGGCACGCCGGTACCGGAGGAAACCGGCTCCGAGCTGCTCGAAATGAAGGAGGATCACTTTGGCGAGTGTACCAGTGCGACCTACTTTGAGTACTTCTCGCCGATGTCGCTCAGCCTCGATCAGGGCTTAAAGTCGAAGCTGAAATCGATCGAAGAAAACTTCTCGATCGACAACAACGAAAAGCTAAGCCGCGATCTGGACGCTATCCTTTCCCAGTCCGAACCGGGCCCGGGTGCTAGCCTTGCCGGGCCGCAGCCGGGACCCGCTCGCAGACGGGAATTGTTGGTCGTACCAAAGGTGATAACTACCATCAAAAACGAACATCGCGTAGCGGGCAGTCGCCCGTCGACGGCCGAGCTGCCGGATGAGCAGAGGGCACTGACGGCGATGACGATTTCGAACCGCAAGGAGCCACCGGAGGACgaggaccagcagcagctgctcgcCGATGTGCTGCTGTTTTACGACAGTCCAGACCCGACGCTCCGCGGCACGGTGCAATTGATTGTGGGCAACTTGATGCGTGCTGCCGTCGATCGCTGCGGCAGTTATCGGGAGTTTCTGCGCACGAAAGTACCGAACGGTGCCACACAATCGTTCTTGAGTGAGCATAAACTGCTGAACGTTGTTGTGCAG GGCCTTTCGGATGAAATACACACGGTCGTCAATCAGGCACTATCGTCGGTAGAACTTTTCTTTAACGTCTACTTCCAAAGCCTTGCGAATGGCAACAGTCGCGCCGCTAAAGTGCAAAAACCAACCTCaaccattccattccaatCGGCCAGCAGGAATATATTTCTAGACGACAGCTTAATGGTCAAATCGGCATCGTATCTCCTACCGGGCTACATAAAAACGCTTCTCGATCGTCTGCTGCTACTGTCCCACAACAAGTACTGGCTGGTGCAGTGGAAGCTGTTTGATTTGATCGTTCAGCTGGACTACGGTTGCATCAAAACGCACGGCTACCAGGGCGATCAGCTGCGCGACCAGGTGCTCGATCAACTTTTGGCCGGTTTGAGCGATGGCGATCTCCGCGTACGCAACCATGCGGGCGAACGATTGCTTCACTTTCTGGAGTGTAGCGCGTGGAACGATTCCTCCGTGCGACAGCAGCCAAATCGCCAACCCAAACCATCGGTTGTCGGCGATTTTGTGGATCAATTTGTGCTCGGTACGTTCGCTGCACCGTTTGATCGTCGTCGGCAGGGTAGGACAAGCATGGGCGAAACAGTACCAGACTATAGTACGGTGTGCCGTGTAATGTACCGGATTAGCAATCTGTTGCTGAAAATTGGAGACAAAAATCTTCAG TCTGGCATAATTCATTTTGTACGCATATTTATGGAAAAATATGACGTTTTCGATTTTGTCGACCTGTGGAACGAGTACAATCTGGTTAGCGTGCTGTTGAGTTTGCTGCTGGGGATGAATAGCACCGTTCTAGATCTTACCGTGCACGCGGATCTGCTGTGGATATGTTCCCAGATGATTGTTG CTGTTTTGTCAAGCAGCACCACAAACGCGGTAACAGACGGTGAATCGATGAACAAATTCATCATCCACCTGCTGAAGCTGCTCAACATCTACCATCACGTGTACACCAACACCGTCCCGCTGGTCATGAACCGGGCGCAAAAGGCGGACATCTTCATGAACACCAAAGAACTGCAGCAAATCAACTGCTTCGGATATTTCGGCAGCGACCACGCGTACATGAAGCTCTACCAGCAGGTGCGCTGCTCGATGGAAAGCTACCGTATCTCGATCAACGCCGAATCGGGCCAGAAGCTGTTCGACTGTCTGCGGGCAGCGACCGAAGCACTGTGGACGCTGCTGGAACTGAAATCCCTCTCCGCCATGACAAACGGTATGAAGTTTGTGGAGGAAGTGCTGCGCTACTTGCAAACGTTCCTATCCCTCGAACCCGACCACTGTGTGCGGTGTGCGCGATTTTTGCTGCGATTCGTGTTTCACGCAAATTACACGAACCGCACGGCGGAGGTGACATACTTCCGCCAGGCATCGCTGGCGGAAGCGCCGAACGCGGTAGCGTCGGAGGAGTTCTTCGCCCGGTACTACGACTTTTGCAAAACCAAAGCGAAACCGATCACGCCGGAAATCGGTGCGTTCGTGAAGCTGTTCGAACCGCTGGTAATAACGTGCCTGAAGCTGTTCACCAAAATGCGCCCGACGGTGCAGGCGAGCATTTTGCAGCTGCTCTGTCAGCTGCTGGACTTTAGCATCAACTACCAGCTGCTCGACGCTAGCAACGTGTTCGTGGAGTCGATCTTCAAGCACATCGAATCGATCGAACGCAGCACGATCGACGATTCCGAGGAGCTGGTGCGGCAGGTGGTGCGGTTTCTCTTTCAGCTGAGCGGGCTGGTGCGGGAGCAACCGCTGGTAACGATTCCAAAGATTATCAACATTTGCGACAACCTGCTGGCAAACAATGTGATACGCCGGACGGCCATCGCCTCGGTGCAGGCGCTTTCGCACGAGGTGTTTCTGCTGCGGCTGAGCCGGAGcagcgcgctgccgaaggtgCTGGAGGCATCGGAATGCAGCACGCAGAAGGAGGTGGTGCTGAACATGCTGATAAAGTTCCCGGACGAGCTGGACGCGTACCGCATCGTGCCGATGATTATGTATAGTGAGCGGCTGCACGACGGCGACGGTACGCAGGCGGCAAACTGCGAGGCGGACGTGCTGGCCGCTCTGCTGCAGGTGCTGGGGGATGGGAAGCTGGTGATGCAATGCAACGCGGACTACTTTATCGTGCGGCGGTTGTTTGAATGCTTCGGCCGCAACCAGCTGCTGGAGAGCAAGGTGGTGCTTCGCTTTGTGGAGATATTTTACACCACGATCGTGAGCGAGTCGTGGAAATCGCTGCAGAAAATCACGTACGGTGAATTGATTTTGCGCCAAGTGTTTCAGCAAACGGAGGGAAGCTATCTGTTGAACCACGTAGGATTGTATCTCCACAAGCAACACAAGGCGCCCGAGGATGAGGAAGAAAAGGAGCACGAAAGTGATACAGCGCGACCTACGGAAGACGTCGTTCAACCGGCGGCTCAAAGCTTGGCAAAAATATTGGTCCGCTATCTTGGCGAGTGTTTTACCGTGCTGGACGAGCTGGGCGTCACGTACAACTCGCCGCGAGAGACTGTACAGTTCACGTACGATGTCATTGAGCGGTTCATTGATACGCTGAATCGCGCGACTGCTAGCGCTGACGTGAGCCGCGCACTGGCGGAACAGATGCCACTGGAGTTGATCCGATGGCGCAGCCTGCCGGCACCCGTTGCCCGCCGGCTGTGTGAGCTGCTGTTAAAGCACGGGTTCGATCTGGAGCTAATGCTATCGTTGATTCGTAACGAGGAGTACAACGTGCGAAACGATCGCATGGTCACCGTACTGATCGAGACGCTGCTGGAACACAAACCGAACGAGTTGAAATGGCCACGCAGCGAGGTGTCGGCTCTACTGGCCAGCGAAACGGCCCTCCTGTCCGACCAGTTCcaaccgctgctgctgtgccacATTGCGGATGAGGAATTTTCCAAGCAAATTGTCAAAACCATCATGACAGCCGTGGAAGGCAAGCTGTCCGGCGTTCAGCGTACGCTGCTGGAAAAGGCACCGCTCACGACGCTCCCGCTTATGTGCAGCCGGTTAACCGATCTGCTCGCCACGGTCAACATAGTGACCTCGCGCAACGCTGCCCTCATACTCGATCACAAGCTGGGCGCGCTGGTGCAGCTCGGTGCGGCCGGGCTGAAGGATAGCGCCGTGCTGACCGTGCTGCCGGCGGATGATTTTCACCATCTGTACTCTCGCTTCAACAGTGACTGCAGACGGAAGTTCCCGAAGCTGTTCAAAACGCTCTCACAGCTGAAGCAATACTACGAGAGCGTTCCGGACGAGTGCTTGCCATCGGCACTGCCAACCATCGATACGGCCACGCTAAAGGATCTGCCCGTCGATGAGGCGTGGTTCCTGCGGCAGGTAGCGTACCACTGCGCCGGCACCTCGTACACGAAACCGCGCCACATTGCTAAAATGCTGCACGAAATCAAATCCGAAAGCAAGCTGATCAACCTGCTCTCGAGCGGTTCGCTCAACGTGCGGCTGCTGCGCGACATCATTGTGGTGGCGTTCGAGAGCATGTTCCATGGTTTCCGCACCGATTGCGTGCAGTTCAATCCGCATCTAAACTACCTGAAGGTGCACCCGATGCTGAAGGTGACCCTCATCGTGCTGATGCGAAAGTTAGCCGAAGCGAAACAGAAGCCGGACGATACGGCCGCGACGAGACAGTGTGCCGAGTCGGTAATATGTTTCCTCGAATATCTGAAGCGACTGGAGCACCTGTGCCTGTTCTACATCGAGGGCAAGCTGATCGATCGCTTCGTAAAGGAGCATCTGCTCAAGTCGAACTTTTTCGAAACACTGCTCTCGTTCGGCGGCGTCTGTGCGCGCGCTGTGGAGCAAGAGCCGGCCCAAAACGTTACGCACCGCGAGCTGTATCTGCGCTGTATCGGGACGATCGTACACCAGCGCTATCTTTGGCACGAGTTGAACCAAAACGATCGATACCGTGGCGATGTGGAGCGGTACATCAAACTCATGTACAGGCTGATCGAAGGATCCCTGCTGGATGAGCAACTGTTGGCCCGCCGACCATTGCCGGCAGTATTTGAGCGCTTTCTAGCAGCAGAGCAGGCCGATGCGATGGAAGTTTACCTGCAAGCGATCGTTATAGCGGAATTTGTGTCCGATCCGGGCGCGATGGCGAAAAACCTTGCCATGAGTGAGGGTATCGTGTCCTTGGTGGAATCGATCGCCATACCGCTGCTGAAGTTGGATCGATTCTATCCCTACGCATTGACGCCGTACGAATTGTACGATTGCTACACCTCGCTGGACGCACTGGAAGGTGGTGGCACGCCGAAGCTACCGGCCGTACCGATCGAACATTTGTATGACGTTGAGCTGTTGGAACTGTTTTTAAAAAG aGCAAACGTTTTCGGGTTCTCGTCGCGCCAACAGTTCGAGGAGCTGTTTATGTcactgatggtgctgctgaacCGCTCGGAGGATCCCATTTTCGTGAGCCTGGTCGAGCAGCGGGAAATCAAAAACATGTGCCTGCAGGCTGTAatgtcgctgctgctggcgtgcTACCGCTATCCATGGATTGGCTTTCGGGAGGGCAAGTTTCATCATACTACGCGCAATCCCAACATAAAATGTGACACTATTGG ACTCAAAAAGCTCCACAACGTGCAGCTGTACATTCCGCTGAGCAACGTGTTCTATCAGCCCAACCTGGAGCGCCGGCTGCTCATTACCGGTACGGACGATCTGTACTCGCTGGACGACAGCAGCATCGGCACGGTGCGGTTTGATCAGAACCAGCTGTCACTCGACTACTTCTGGGAGCTGATCGAGCGGACGACAGCGCAGGCGGGAGGCAACAACAGCCTGCCGGTGGAATCGTTGGTCGTCCGCAACAAGCGCCACTTTGTGGAGAAAATTAACATCGACAGCGCGAGCTCGATGCAGCTGATCTACGACGTGCTGAAGCAGCTGATCGAGGACGATCCTGCGCTGGTGCTGCCACACTTGGTCAACTTTTGCGAAATGGTCGACAATCGGGAGCAAATCTTTTGGCTcaaccagctgctgctgaagctgcaggaGCGCGTCCCAATGGAAGATACGCTATCGCAGCAG CACATCATTTACCTGTTGTGTCGGTTAGCGGCCCTGCTCGTGCCAACGATGGCCGATCTGACGCACCTGTGCACCATCATTCCGACGTATCTGAAAAGCACCCAGCTGTACATCCGCAATGCAACGCTGCAGGGGCTCATCTGTCTGCTGGAGTGTCTGATCAAAACAAACTCATCGATCGGTGCGCTGAACGACGAGCTGCACCTGCTGCGCAACGTGATTGTGAACTATATCGTCAAGCACGGCATCATCGAGGAAAGTTCGGGCGCCTTCAGCGATCTGCACACGAAGCTGGTTTGGGCGCTGAACTTTTACCTGATCGAGCACACGTCCCGGTTCGTGCCGGACTGCAACCTGCTGTCGAACAGTATCATTTCCGCCAACAACATACTGAAACGGACCACTAATTTGGAGATTTATCTGTGCATCTTGAAC GGTTTGGAGCGTCTAATTGTCACCGACCGAGTGCCGCGCGCGCTACACGAAAAGATCGAAAAGCTTGCGATCGATCTGGTGAAAATCGACAACGAGATGTTTTCTCTGTCCGCCCTCAAGTTGCTAGTCACCTGCATCTATCGCAGCTGCAACGAGCAGCTCGAGAGCACGGAACGCTGCAACGGCATCGTGCAGGACGAGCCGGACATCATAGTGCAGCAGATCGACAAGATAGAGATACTGTTTGCGAAAATACGCACCACCACCCCGCTCGGGGCGAAGGTGTTTGGCGAGGTGTTGTGCCAGCTGATACGTGACCTGCTCCCGCCCAACGAGATACTGACGAAGGTGTTCAAGGAGCTGATGCTGAACCAACCGAACCCGGACATTATTGCGAGCGTCACGTATCAGCTGTTCCGATCGGCGATCGATTCGTCCTACCTGGCGCTGCTGCAGGAATGGTTGCTCTGCTCGCTGCCCAACTTCCTGTCCTTTCCGCAGGTGAACAAGTCCGTCTGGTGCCTGACGGTCATCTTTCTTTCGGCCTCGCTAAACCAGCACCTGATCAAGCTGCTGCCGGAGGTGCTTTCGCTACCCTCCTACCAGCAGCTGAACGAGCGGGAAGTGAACAATTTCATCCTCTCGGCCAAGGATTTCTACGCGCGCCTCGAACCGAACGGGAGCCAGAGGGCCAAATTTAAGGACATTTTCCGCCAGCACGATTCCTTCGTATTCCAATGCCTGGTGCAGTGTCTGTGA